The Leptospira bourretii genomic sequence CAAAAAAAATTATAACGATACAAAAATCATTTTAATCACTGCAAACATTCAAGATGCGATCAGAAATAGAGCAAAATCCATTGGAATCGAATTTGTAGAAAAACCCGTTACTGCTGAAAAGATTATCCCACATCTGGACTAAATATGAATTTTCTAACTGAAATAGAACGAGATTCTTTGTGTGAATTATTCAATATTAGTTTGGGTGGGGCTGCAAAGTTAATGAGCGAAATGATCTCGGATGAGATTTTATTAACGGTCCCAAGTTTAAAACTCATTAGCACAGAAGAAGCCAAAAATATTGAATACCTAGCGAACCAAGAAGTCTGCACCATAGAACAAAAGTTTATTGGTGGAATCGGAGAAGGATCGGCATTTCTTTTATTTCATAAAAGTGCAAGTTTGGAAATTGTCAAAATGATGATGAAAGACTATGTTGCACTCAATGAAGTTTCGCAGTTTGAAAAAGATGCGCTAAGTGAAATCGGCAATATTATCTTAAATGCTATCTTATCAAATTTGGCAAAAATGTCCGATTATAAAATTGAAACTCATATTCCGGAATTTTTTGCCGGCAAGTATGAAGATCTCCTTCTAAGAAGAAATCCCAAAAAAGACAACTCAATCCTTTTGGTTTTTATCGATTATAAACTAAGTGGTAAGGATATCAAAGGATATATATTTTTCATTCTTAATTTCGAAAGTATCAAAAACCTTTCTAGAGTACTCATAGAAAAGTTGAAACAGTGAATACTCTTAGTGAAAAACACTTACTAACAATTATTAAAAAGTCCGGAATTGGAATCCTTATTCTGGATCAAAATCTTAATATCGTTTTAGTCAATAGTTGGTTTCTTAAGAACTCTGGATTGAAAGAAGTTGATTT encodes the following:
- a CDS encoding chemotaxis protein CheX, which gives rise to MNFLTEIERDSLCELFNISLGGAAKLMSEMISDEILLTVPSLKLISTEEAKNIEYLANQEVCTIEQKFIGGIGEGSAFLLFHKSASLEIVKMMMKDYVALNEVSQFEKDALSEIGNIILNAILSNLAKMSDYKIETHIPEFFAGKYEDLLLRRNPKKDNSILLVFIDYKLSGKDIKGYIFFILNFESIKNLSRVLIEKLKQ